From Nomascus leucogenys isolate Asia chromosome 15, Asia_NLE_v1, whole genome shotgun sequence, a single genomic window includes:
- the WNT11 gene encoding protein Wnt-11: MRARPQVCEALLFALALQTGVCYGIKWLALSKTPAALALNQTQHCKQLEGLVSAQVQLCRSNLELMHTVVHAAREVMKACRRAFADMRWNCSSIELAPNYLLDLERGTRESAFVYALSAAAISHAIARACTSGDLPGCSCGPVPGEPPGPGNRWGGCADNLSYGLLMGAKFSDAPMKVKKTGSQANKLMRLHNSEVGRQALRASLEMKCKCHGVSGSCSIRTCWKGLQELQDVAADLKTRYLSATKVVHRPMGTRKHLVPKDLDIRPVKDSELVYLQSSPDFCMKNEKVGSHGTQDRQCNKTSNGSDSCDLMCCGRGYNPYTDRVVERCHCKYHWCCYVTCRRCERTVERYVCK, translated from the exons ATGAGGGCGCGGCCGCAGGTCTGCGAGGCGCTGCTCTTCGCCCTGGCGCTCCAGACCGGCGTGTGCTATGGCATCAAGTGGCT GGCGCTGTCCAAGACACCAGCGGCCCTGGCACTGAACCAGACGCAACACTGCAAGCAGCTGGAGGGCCTGGTGTCTGCACAGGTGCAGCTGTGCCGCAGCAACCTGGAGCTCATGCACACGGTGGTGCACGCCGCCCGCGAGGTCATGAAGGCCTGTCGCCGGGCCTTTGCCGACATGCGCTGGAACTGCTCCTCCATTGAGCTCGCCCCCAACTATTTGCTTGACCTGGAGAGAG GGACCCGGGAGTCGGCCTTCGTGTATGCGCTGTCGGCCGCCGCCATCAGCCACGCCATCGCCCGGGCCTGCACCTCCGGCGACCTGCCCGGTTGCTCCTGCGGCCCCGTCCCAGGTGAGCCACCCGGGCCCGGGAACCGCTGGGGAGGATGTGCGGACAACCTCAGCTACGGGCTCCTCATGGGGGCCAAGTTTTCTGATGCTCCTATGAAGGTGAAAAAAACAGGATCCCAAGCCAATAAACTGATGCGTCTACACAACAGTGAAGTGGGGAGACAG GCTCTGCGCGCCTCTCTGGAAATGAAGTGTAAGTGCCATGGAGTGTCTGGCTCCTGCTCCATCCGCACCTGCTGGAAGGGGCTGCAGGAGCTGCAGGATGTGGCTGCTGACCTCAAGACCCGATACCTGTCGGCCACCAAGGTAGTGCACCGACCCATGGGCACCCGCAAGCACCTGGTGCCCAAGGACCTGGATATCCGGCCTGTGAAGGACTCGGAACTCGTCTATCTGCAGAGCTCACCTGACTTCTGCATGAAGAATGAGAAGGTGGGCTCCCACGGGACACAAGACAG GCAGTGCAACAAGACATCCAACGGAAGCGACAGCTGCGACCTTATGTGCTGCGGGCGTGGCTACAACCCCTACACAGACCGCGTGGTCGAGCGGTGCCACTGTAAGTACCACTGGTGCTGCTACGTCACCTGCCGCAGGTGTGAGCGTACCGTGGAGCGCTATGTCTGCAAGTGA